The Candidatus Poribacteria bacterium genome includes the window TATAAAAAGGGATTTCGTTATGCATACTCATATTATTAAAACCAATTTTTTGTTTTACACGTTTACGTTGTTCTTATGTCTCAATTCCCTTTTCCTAATTAACGCCGCTGCACAAGTCACCGATGAACCCGTTGGCATATCTGCTAACTATACTTTTGAGACGATTGACGTTGAGGGTGTAGATTTCTTAGCGTTGACGGCGAGTAGCGACTTTGAAGATTACGCCGGCTACACGCGGAGTGCTGATGGTGAAAAAGAAGTTGCCTTTACGCTGATTGATGGTGTTTTTACGACCTACGATTTTCCCGGTTCACAGAACACTTATTTCTATGCCCTCGGTAATAATGGACAAGCCGCCGGACACTATCAAGACAGCGACGGTCTTTACCACGGGGTCATCCTAAAAGATGGTGAGTTGCGGGAATACAACTTTCCAGATTCTGTTGAAACGGAGATATACGGTATTTCTGATGCGACAGGCGCACTGACAGGGAATTTTACAGATGCGTCTGGCGTTCGCCATGGATTCTCAGGGGACGAAATCATTGAGTTCCCCGGGGCAACGGCAACTTATACCAATTTCGTGAACTCAAGCGGCGGTATGGTGGGCAGCTACGTGGATGCTGAGGGGTTATTTCAACCTTATGTGCGTACCCCGACAGGACAGTTTATACCTCTCAACCTTTCACAGGCACCAGATCTGGAATACTTTTTTGTGTACGGTATCAACGATGCAGGGACTGTCGTAGCCCGAACCAAACCGATAGATGCCCTCCCGGGCACGCTCGTCGGCACCCTCCGGGGTGGGTTCAATCAATTTAGCGTTCCGGGCAGCGTCAGCACGGAGGGCTATAACATCAATCAGGACGGTTCCATCGTCGGACACTATGAATCCACCGATGGACGCAGACACGGGTTCATTGCCAGACCCGTAACGGACACCGATGCCCCCGTCGACGATCAACCCGTTGCCACACCTACCGATCTCAATTATACGTTTGAGGGCATTGATGTTCCGGGTGTAGCGTTTTTAGCCGTGGCGGCGAGTAGCGACTTTGAAGATTACGCTGGCTATACAAAAAGTGCCGATGGTCAAAAGAGGGTCGCCTTTACGCTCATTGATGGGGAATTTATGACCTACGATTTCCCGGGTTCCAAGAACACCTATTTCTTCGCGCTCGGTAATGATGGACGAGCCGCTGGACACTACGAGGATAGCGAAGGTCTTCACCATGGGGTCGTTTTGCTAAATGGCGAACTCCGACAATACGATTTCCCAGGTGCCGTCGAAACGGAGATATACGGTATTTCTGATGCGACGGGTGCACTGACAGGGAATTTTACCGATGCTGCTGGCGTTCGCCGTGGGTTCATAGGTGACACCATCGTTGAGGCACCCGGGGCATTGGAAACATTCGCTGATTTTGTGGCGGCGGGCCGGCTCGTCGGCAGCTACATAGATGCTGATGGGATATATCATCCATACACACGTTCCCCGAATGGTAAGTTTGTATCTATTGACCTCCCAGGCGCCGCAACTCTGGAATACATGTTTGTGCACGGTATCAACGATGCGGGAATTATCATTGGCAGATCCAAACAGGTGGAAGATATCCCGCGCACGCATGTCGGTACATTCCGGGACGGGCTACAGGAACTGACCTTTCCGGGCAGCGTTTCCACGGAAGGCTATAATATTAATCAGGACGGCTCTGTCGTCGGGCACTATACGTCAGCCGATGGAAGCGTGCATGGCTTTATTGCCAGACCTGTAACAGCGGACACCCTTTCACCAGTAGACGAGGTCCTCAGTGTCGTACCCGTTAGCGATGCCTATACTTTTGAGAGTATTGAAGTCCCGGGTGTCGATTTTTTGGAAGTGTCAGCAAGCAACGACTTCGGAGACTACGCAGGCAACACGCGAAGTCTTGACGGTGAGAAAACCATCGGTTTCACATTGATAGACGGTGTTTTCACTACATATGATTTTCCGGGTTCCCTGAATACCTATTTCTATGCACTCGACAACGCTGGAAAAGCCTCCGGACACTACAAAGATATAGATGGCGTTTACCACGGTGTTATTTTAGAAGGTGGCGAACTGCAGCAATACGATTTTCCCGGGGCAGCCGAAACCCATATCTACGGTCTTAGTGATGAAACCGGGGCATTGAGTGGTAACATCGTCGATGCCGCGGGAGTCTCCCACGCCTTCTCAGGGGAGCTGACAATTACAGTCCCCGGTGCTGTCAACACTTACGGGGACTTTGTTAACACCGCAGGTGCGGTCGTCGGCAGCTACGTGGATGCCGATGGAAGGTTTCATGGGTTCATACGTCACCCCGACGGCAGTTTTACGACTATCGACCTTCCAGAAATGCCGAACCTTGAATTCCTATTTGTGAATACTATCACGGATGCCGGTGTTGTCGGCTTCAGAGCCAAAGCTGCAAATGATATTCTGCGGTCCTATCTCCGTCTGCCGGATGGCACCCTGCAAGAATTGCGGTTCCCAGGCAGTGTTCGCACCGTCGTCCGAAATGTGAATCAGGATGGAAGTCTTGTCGGCTATTATGACTTAACAGACGGACAGAGATACGGTTTCGTCGGCAGACCGACAACACAATTAAGCGAGAAAGATTTGGGCAATACTTTCTCCACGCGCCTCTCTAAAGGTTTGAACATGCTATCTGTCCCCTTGAAACCGACGATCGAGATGACAGCGCGATCGCTCGCAGTAAAGACAGGGGCGACAACGGTTGTTACGCTTGATGCCGCGAACCAACAGTTCGTTGGATGGACGCCGAACGCACCTGACGATGGATTCCCAATTGAAGGCGCAAAAGGATACATCGTCAACATACCACAAACACGTGATATCGTCTTCACCGGAACAAAGTGGACAAATCGGGTGGATGCCGCCGCAGCCCCCGCCGTCACCCGCTATCAGACATGGGCGTTCGTTGTCAGCGGGTATCTAAGCGGCACACAGCACTTTAACGGGTATCTCGTTACTATCCGCAACAAACGGACGAATACCGTTATGACAACTCGAGTGCGCAGTCATAATTATTTTGCTGCTGCTACCGCTGACCTCAACTACCGGGGCGTTGTGGAACTCGGGGATAGGTTGGAATTAACCGTAACGGACACCCACGGAAATATCGTCTCAGAAAGATTCAATTTCACTGTGAATCCTATGAATCTTGCAAATGCCGTTCTGAATGTGGCGTTGGATGGTATTGGTGCCCCGAAACAGAGTCTTCTGTTGCAGAACTACCCGAACCCGTTTAACCCAGAAACATGG containing:
- a CDS encoding T9SS type A sorting domain-containing protein; this encodes MTYDFPGSKNTYFFALGNDGRAAGHYEDSEGLHHGVVLLNGELRQYDFPGAVETEIYGISDATGALTGNFTDAAGVRRGFIGDTIVEAPGALETFADFVAAGRLVGSYIDADGIYHPYTRSPNGKFVSIDLPGAATLEYMFVHGINDAGIIIGRSKQVEDIPRTHVGTFRDGLQELTFPGSVSTEGYNINQDGSVVGHYTSADGSVHGFIARPVTADTLSPVDEVLSVVPVSDAYTFESIEVPGVDFLEVSASNDFGDYAGNTRSLDGEKTIGFTLIDGVFTTYDFPGSLNTYFYALDNAGKASGHYKDIDGVYHGVILEGGELQQYDFPGAAETHIYGLSDETGALSGNIVDAAGVSHAFSGELTITVPGAVNTYGDFVNTAGAVVGSYVDADGRFHGFIRHPDGSFTTIDLPEMPNLEFLFVNTITDAGVVGFRAKAANDILRSYLRLPDGTLQELRFPGSVRTVVRNVNQDGSLVGYYDLTDGQRYGFVGRPTTQLSEKDLGNTFSTRLSKGLNMLSVPLKPTIEMTARSLAVKTGATTVVTLDAANQQFVGWTPNAPDDGFPIEGAKGYIVNIPQTRDIVFTGTKWTNRVDAAAAPAVTRYQTWAFVVSGYLSGTQHFNGYLVTIRNKRTNTVMTTRVRSHNYFAAATADLNYRGVVELGDRLELTVTDTHGNIVSERFNFTVNPMNLANAVLNVALDGIGAPKQSLLLQNYPNPFNPETWIPYQLSENSLVSVSIYDTTGKLVRTLSLGFQSAGFYNSRERAAYWDGRNDLGERVASGVYFYQLTTPAFQQTRRMLILK